A genomic window from Flavobacterium sp. I3-2 includes:
- a CDS encoding aminoacyl-histidine dipeptidase has product MSQEVRNLEPKVLWNKFADLNAVPRPSKKEERVIAFMMEFGEKLGLPVVKDHVGNVIIKKPATVGMENRKTVVLQSHLDMVHQKNNDTVFDFDTQGIEMYVDGDWVRANGTTLGADNGLGVATIMAILESTNIPHPAIEALFTIDEETGMTGAMGLQGGMLEGQILLNLDTEEDDEIDIGCAGGVDVTAVAEYDEEDTPEGSVAYQITVKGLVGGHSGMDIHKGLGNANKIMNRLLFDGFDNFGLQIAEIKGGSLRNAIPRESVAKVIIAQTFDEAFVFDMQQIVNDIKKEFASTEPNLEVVFEKLETLPSKVMPPVAQFYFVRAMYTAHNGVYRMSADFEGLVETSNNIAKVNVGEGKLSVKCLTRSSVETSKFDLANALRSAFELMGCEVEFSGSYPGWTPNAKSEILDVLTDIYEKQNGSKANVVACHAGLECGILGTNYPDMDMISFGPTIKGAHSPVERASISSAQKYWKFVLEILKNIPLK; this is encoded by the coding sequence ATGAGTCAAGAAGTAAGAAATTTAGAGCCAAAAGTACTTTGGAATAAATTCGCCGACTTAAATGCTGTGCCTCGTCCTTCAAAAAAAGAAGAAAGAGTAATTGCTTTTATGATGGAATTCGGTGAAAAATTAGGTTTACCAGTTGTCAAAGACCATGTAGGAAACGTAATTATTAAAAAACCTGCAACTGTTGGAATGGAGAATCGTAAAACGGTGGTTTTACAATCGCATTTAGATATGGTTCACCAAAAAAACAACGATACCGTTTTTGATTTTGACACACAAGGAATCGAAATGTATGTTGATGGAGATTGGGTTCGTGCAAACGGTACAACTCTTGGTGCTGATAACGGTTTAGGAGTTGCAACTATTATGGCAATTTTAGAATCAACAAATATTCCTCATCCAGCAATCGAAGCTTTGTTTACAATTGACGAAGAAACTGGAATGACTGGTGCGATGGGATTACAAGGCGGCATGCTTGAAGGTCAGATTCTTTTAAATTTAGACACAGAAGAAGATGATGAAATCGACATCGGTTGTGCAGGTGGTGTTGATGTAACTGCAGTTGCTGAATACGATGAAGAAGATACTCCTGAAGGTTCTGTAGCTTATCAAATTACAGTTAAAGGTTTAGTTGGTGGACATTCAGGAATGGATATTCATAAAGGTTTAGGTAACGCAAACAAAATCATGAACCGTTTATTATTTGACGGTTTTGATAATTTCGGATTACAGATTGCTGAAATCAAAGGAGGAAGTTTACGTAATGCTATTCCACGTGAAAGTGTTGCGAAAGTGATTATCGCACAAACTTTCGATGAAGCTTTTGTTTTTGATATGCAACAAATCGTAAATGATATCAAAAAAGAATTTGCATCTACAGAGCCTAATTTAGAAGTTGTTTTCGAAAAATTAGAAACACTACCTTCTAAAGTTATGCCTCCGGTTGCTCAGTTTTATTTTGTTCGCGCCATGTACACGGCTCATAACGGAGTTTACAGAATGAGTGCAGATTTTGAAGGTTTGGTTGAAACTTCAAACAACATTGCAAAAGTGAATGTTGGTGAAGGGAAATTATCTGTAAAATGTTTAACTCGTTCTTCAGTTGAGACGTCAAAATTTGATTTAGCAAATGCTTTGCGTTCTGCTTTTGAATTGATGGGTTGCGAAGTTGAATTTTCAGGTTCTTATCCAGGTTGGACACCAAATGCAAAATCGGAAATTTTAGATGTACTTACAGATATTTACGAAAAACAAAACGGAAGTAAAGCAAATGTAGTTGCTTGTCACGCAGGTTTAGAATGTGGGATTTTAGGAACAAATTATCCAGATATGGATATGATTTCTTTTGGACCAACTATTAAAGGAGCACATTCACCAGTTGAAAGAGCTTCGATTTCTTCTGCTCAAAAATATTGGAAATTTGTTTTAGAAATTCTAAAAAATATTCCTTTAAAATAA
- a CDS encoding copper resistance protein NlpE N-terminal domain-containing protein gives MLILASITLASCNFKDKDKPPVVIQPELLDSIFSNSFEAIIPCPDCAGIETTIRIFKDSTISRTIYYQGRNELPQTKMGTWKLKDSIFEAKFDREKLFYKIKSGNSILRVGSDLKEVEGDLAKNYSFKRSNPFDLEQHLGSYFMGNQSENYNKLELLSNKKNQVSIELSSYLTNDSIAKCKLKFNGKLNKENIIEVPLNEKKDSIQKLMKILFTVREAHIYFENVPKDSIATKCSDSLNINYQGTYLKR, from the coding sequence ATGCTGATTTTAGCTTCGATAACTTTAGCTTCATGCAATTTTAAGGACAAGGACAAACCTCCTGTTGTTATTCAGCCTGAATTACTTGACTCTATTTTTTCAAATTCATTTGAAGCAATTATTCCATGTCCAGATTGTGCTGGAATTGAAACCACCATTCGAATTTTTAAAGATAGTACCATCTCAAGAACCATTTATTACCAAGGAAGAAATGAACTTCCACAAACAAAAATGGGAACATGGAAATTAAAAGATTCTATTTTTGAAGCTAAATTTGATAGAGAGAAATTGTTCTATAAAATTAAATCCGGAAATTCGATATTAAGAGTTGGCTCGGACTTAAAAGAAGTTGAAGGAGATTTAGCCAAAAACTATTCTTTTAAAAGGTCTAATCCATTTGATTTAGAACAGCATTTAGGTTCTTATTTTATGGGGAATCAATCTGAAAATTACAATAAGCTTGAACTTTTATCAAATAAGAAAAATCAAGTTTCAATCGAACTTTCGTCTTACTTAACAAACGATTCAATTGCTAAATGTAAGTTGAAATTTAATGGTAAATTAAACAAAGAAAATATTATTGAAGTTCCATTGAATGAGAAAAAAGATTCGATTCAAAAATTGATGAAAATTTTGTTTACAGTTAGAGAAGCACATATTTACTTTGAAAATGTACCAAAAGATTCTATTGCGACAAAATGTTCGGATTCATTAAATATAAATTACCAAGGAACCTATTTAAAACGATAA
- the guaA gene encoding glutamine-hydrolyzing GMP synthase → MQHNVLILDFGSQYTQLIARRVRELNIFCEILPFNQIPEDLSSFKAVILSGSPYSVRSEDALHPDLSNIKGKLPLLAVCYGAQYLAHFNGGEVAPSNTREYGRANLAFIKEDEAFFADIPANSQVWMSHSDTIKTLPTNGVRLASTHDVENAAYRIDGEQTYAIQFHPEVFHSTDGTQLIKNFLVNIANVAQDFTPNAFVEETIADLKQKIGNDRVILGLSGGVDSTVAAVLLNKAIGDNLYCIFVNNGLLRKDEFQSVLDQYKGMGLNVKGVDASARFLGELAGIEEPEAKRKVIGKVFVDVFDDESKLVTDAKWLGQGTIYPDVIESVSVKGPSATIKSHHNVGGLPDYMKLQVVEPLRMLFKDEVRRVGASLGIDPELLGRHPFPGPGLSIRILGDITPEKVAILQEVDAIFINGLKEHGLYNDVWQAGAILLPVNSVGVMGDERTYEKVVALRAVQSTDGMTADWVHLPYEFLMEISNKIINRVKGVNRVVYDISSKPPATIEWE, encoded by the coding sequence ATGCAACACAACGTACTTATTTTAGATTTCGGATCGCAATATACACAACTTATTGCGCGTAGAGTTCGCGAGTTAAATATCTTCTGCGAGATTCTACCTTTTAATCAAATTCCAGAAGATTTATCTTCTTTCAAAGCTGTAATTTTATCGGGAAGTCCATATTCTGTTCGTTCAGAAGATGCTTTACATCCAGATTTATCAAACATTAAAGGTAAATTACCTTTGTTAGCTGTTTGTTATGGTGCTCAGTATTTAGCGCATTTTAATGGTGGTGAAGTAGCTCCTTCAAATACAAGAGAATACGGAAGAGCAAACTTAGCTTTTATTAAAGAAGATGAAGCTTTCTTCGCTGATATTCCTGCCAATTCTCAAGTTTGGATGAGTCACTCAGATACCATCAAAACATTGCCAACAAATGGTGTGCGTTTAGCAAGTACGCATGATGTTGAAAATGCAGCTTATCGAATTGATGGAGAGCAAACGTATGCAATCCAATTTCATCCAGAGGTTTTTCACTCTACAGATGGAACACAATTAATCAAAAATTTCTTAGTAAATATCGCTAACGTAGCTCAAGATTTTACTCCAAACGCTTTTGTTGAAGAAACGATTGCAGACTTAAAACAAAAAATCGGAAATGACCGTGTGATTTTAGGTTTATCAGGAGGTGTTGATTCTACTGTAGCTGCAGTTTTATTAAATAAAGCTATCGGTGATAATTTATATTGTATATTTGTAAATAACGGTTTGTTACGTAAAGATGAGTTCCAAAGTGTATTAGATCAATACAAAGGAATGGGTTTGAACGTAAAAGGTGTTGATGCTTCTGCTCGTTTTTTAGGCGAATTAGCAGGTATCGAAGAACCAGAGGCAAAACGTAAAGTTATTGGTAAGGTTTTCGTTGATGTTTTTGACGATGAATCAAAATTAGTTACAGACGCAAAATGGTTAGGTCAAGGAACAATTTATCCAGACGTAATTGAATCAGTTTCTGTAAAAGGACCTTCTGCAACAATCAAATCACATCATAATGTTGGTGGTTTACCAGATTATATGAAATTGCAAGTTGTTGAACCGCTACGTATGTTGTTTAAAGACGAAGTTCGTAGAGTTGGTGCTTCTTTAGGAATTGACCCTGAATTATTAGGGCGTCATCCTTTCCCAGGACCAGGATTGTCAATTCGTATTTTAGGTGATATTACTCCAGAAAAAGTTGCTATCTTACAAGAAGTAGATGCTATTTTTATCAACGGGTTAAAAGAACATGGTTTATATAATGATGTTTGGCAAGCAGGTGCAATTTTGTTGCCAGTAAATTCTGTTGGTGTAATGGGAGATGAGCGTACGTACGAAAAAGTAGTTGCTTTACGTGCTGTTCAATCTACAGACGGAATGACGGCAGATTGGGTTCATTTACCATACGAATTTTTAATGGAGATTTCGAATAAAATTATAAACAGAGTTAAAGGAGTAAACCGAGTGGTTTATGATATTAGTTCTAAACCACCAGCAACAATTGAGTGGGAATAA
- a CDS encoding LysM peptidoglycan-binding domain-containing protein, with translation MKNKIRTLFLLMFTSAVSFAQEANQKHVVSKGETITQIAKKYQTSVNEIFLLNPNAVNGINENQILIIPNLNSGAMQHEVLAQETVFGISKKYNIAIDQLYLFNPGLKENGLKVGQKINITKPKTSSVINSNESKVVTYKEIEVKEKETLYSLAVENNTTVSELYELNPKLESEGLKKGQIIKIPSTKNVTSSSTFSTTTKTNFIFVQPKETIYGISKKYQVSQDDLLKWNPELQNGLKEGMKLYVQKPLPEIEVTLEPIFDEPVVTKTKSNNNAVQELTFLLPFSLKEDSFSDRTALNKRLNSDVFLNMTLDFYSGALIAIDSVKAMNLPIHIKIVDSKENNRFLNIEELKSQIDFSSTDVVIGPFFQKNVDAFSEVFKNQNLMIVSPLSTDAGKPYPNQVHAMPNNGMIRTTMMEYLRSNYGNLIAVVNPKSNSNKEFFAQNFPEVKLVSTSDTGGLSASTIESQFVQGKTNYVILDSNSMKTAIDLVTTLKKLKGKYDIRLVTLEKLDVLDSTEVQIQDLVDLKFTYPSVTNDATSNVNKKFEEAFKKRFNTTPNRFAIRGFDVTMDVISRMMQDDDNTENIFGYGSEQIENKFMYVNENGGIFNSGIYVLYYDKDLTIKEVQ, from the coding sequence ATGAAAAATAAGATTAGAACTTTATTTTTATTAATGTTTACTTCTGCAGTTAGTTTTGCACAAGAAGCAAACCAAAAACACGTGGTTTCTAAAGGTGAAACGATCACTCAAATTGCAAAAAAATATCAAACATCTGTAAATGAAATATTTTTGTTGAATCCGAATGCGGTTAACGGCATCAATGAAAATCAAATTTTGATAATTCCGAACTTAAATTCAGGTGCTATGCAACATGAAGTTTTAGCACAAGAAACGGTTTTTGGTATTTCAAAAAAATATAATATTGCTATCGATCAATTGTATTTGTTTAATCCAGGTTTGAAAGAAAACGGATTAAAAGTGGGACAGAAAATTAATATTACTAAACCCAAAACAAGTTCGGTCATAAATTCAAACGAAAGTAAAGTTGTTACTTATAAAGAAATTGAAGTTAAAGAAAAAGAAACTCTTTATTCTTTAGCGGTTGAAAACAATACAACCGTAAGTGAATTGTATGAGTTGAATCCTAAATTGGAATCTGAAGGTTTAAAAAAAGGACAAATTATTAAAATTCCAAGTACTAAAAATGTTACTTCAAGCAGTACATTTTCAACGACTACTAAAACAAATTTTATTTTTGTTCAGCCAAAAGAAACAATTTACGGAATTTCTAAAAAATATCAAGTTTCTCAAGATGATTTATTGAAATGGAATCCAGAGTTGCAAAATGGTTTAAAAGAAGGTATGAAATTATACGTGCAAAAGCCACTTCCGGAAATTGAAGTTACTTTAGAACCTATTTTTGATGAACCTGTAGTAACAAAAACAAAAAGTAATAACAATGCTGTTCAGGAATTAACTTTCTTATTGCCATTTAGTCTAAAAGAAGATTCATTTTCTGATCGAACAGCTTTGAACAAACGTTTAAATTCGGATGTTTTTCTGAACATGACTTTAGATTTTTATTCCGGAGCTTTGATAGCAATAGATTCTGTAAAAGCAATGAACCTTCCAATTCATATCAAAATTGTAGATTCTAAAGAAAACAATCGTTTTTTAAATATCGAAGAGTTAAAATCACAAATAGATTTTAGTTCAACAGATGTTGTTATTGGTCCATTTTTTCAAAAGAATGTCGATGCATTTTCTGAAGTTTTCAAAAATCAAAATTTGATGATTGTATCTCCCTTGTCAACCGATGCTGGAAAACCTTACCCAAATCAAGTGCATGCCATGCCAAATAACGGAATGATCAGAACTACCATGATGGAATATTTACGTTCAAATTATGGAAATCTAATTGCTGTTGTAAATCCAAAATCAAATTCTAATAAAGAATTTTTCGCACAAAATTTCCCTGAAGTAAAATTGGTTAGTACTTCTGATACTGGTGGTTTAAGTGCATCAACCATCGAATCACAGTTTGTTCAAGGAAAAACGAATTATGTTATTTTAGATTCTAATTCAATGAAAACAGCAATTGATTTGGTTACTACTTTAAAGAAGTTGAAAGGAAAATATGATATTCGTTTGGTTACTTTAGAAAAATTAGATGTTTTAGATTCAACAGAAGTACAAATTCAAGATTTAGTTGATTTGAAATTTACATATCCTTCGGTTACCAATGATGCAACTTCGAATGTCAATAAAAAGTTTGAAGAAGCATTTAAGAAACGTTTTAACACAACACCAAATCGTTTTGCAATTCGCGGGTTTGATGTAACCATGGATGTGATTTCTAGAATGATGCAAGACGATGATAATACTGAAAATATTTTTGGTTATGGATCAGAACAAATAGAAAATAAGTTTATGTATGTAAATGAAAATGGAGGAATTTTCAATTCAGGGATTTATGTTTTATATTACGATAAAGATTTAACGATTAAAGAAGTACAGTAA
- a CDS encoding OsmC family protein — protein sequence MTSKVTYLGNLRTSSTHLQSSQTIINDAPVDNHGKGEAFSPTDLVANSLATCMFTIMAIKATDMEVNLEDSTAEVTKIMQASPRKIAEIKIDFTMNISVDDKTKTILERAAFTCPVYLSLNPDIIKTISFNWK from the coding sequence ATGACATCGAAAGTAACATATTTAGGAAATTTAAGAACTTCGTCAACACATTTGCAATCGAGTCAAACCATTATAAACGATGCGCCAGTTGATAATCACGGAAAAGGAGAAGCGTTTTCTCCGACCGATTTAGTAGCAAATTCATTAGCTACTTGTATGTTTACCATTATGGCTATTAAAGCAACAGATATGGAGGTGAATTTAGAAGACTCGACAGCAGAAGTAACTAAAATTATGCAGGCAAGTCCACGTAAAATTGCTGAAATTAAAATTGATTTTACAATGAATATTTCTGTTGATGATAAAACCAAAACCATTTTAGAAAGAGCAGCTTTTACTTGTCCGGTTTATTTAAGTTTAAATCCGGATATTATAAAAACGATTTCGTTTAATTGGAAGTAA
- a CDS encoding class I SAM-dependent methyltransferase: MMNKIEIFENERATGYDQFVQKWIPNYNSFINQLPKLLNNIEKKEILVVGCGTGNEIEKIVDTTDFLRITGVDPSPKMIEQAEVKVGDVANVKLVTGLVSDLDLKEKYNVATLLLVLHFLKDNGDKFNLLADIAKRLITGATLVIFDITGDKNQIQENLKVLRLLLPDDIDKEQIDFRLKRIEDEFFLVSEERLSELLQLTGFEKPIRFFQSSIYIGWITKKI, encoded by the coding sequence ATGATGAATAAAATCGAAATATTTGAAAATGAAAGAGCTACAGGTTATGATCAATTTGTGCAAAAATGGATTCCTAATTATAATTCTTTTATAAATCAATTACCTAAACTCTTAAATAATATTGAAAAAAAAGAAATTTTAGTTGTTGGTTGTGGCACTGGAAATGAAATTGAAAAGATTGTTGATACAACTGATTTTTTAAGAATAACAGGAGTGGATCCTTCTCCAAAAATGATAGAACAGGCTGAGGTTAAAGTTGGAGATGTGGCAAATGTAAAATTAGTTACAGGTTTGGTTTCTGACCTTGATCTTAAAGAAAAATACAATGTTGCAACACTTCTTCTTGTTTTACATTTTCTAAAAGATAATGGAGATAAATTTAATTTATTGGCAGATATTGCAAAGAGATTAATTACTGGAGCCACTTTAGTGATTTTTGATATTACTGGAGATAAAAATCAAATTCAAGAAAATCTAAAAGTTCTCAGATTGCTTTTACCAGATGACATTGATAAAGAACAAATCGATTTTCGTTTAAAACGAATTGAAGATGAATTTTTTTTGGTTTCAGAAGAACGTCTTTCAGAATTACTTCAGTTAACAGGTTTTGAAAAACCAATTCGATTTTTTCAATCTTCTATTTATATAGGATGGATAACTAAGAAAATCTAA
- a CDS encoding DUF3820 family protein: MSQEQQKLLVELAHTKMPFGKFEGRFLIDLPEHYIVWYNNKGFPKGKLGEQLQLVYELKLNGLEDMIRNIRIKYPKP; this comes from the coding sequence ATGTCTCAAGAACAACAAAAACTGCTAGTAGAATTAGCGCATACAAAAATGCCTTTCGGGAAATTCGAAGGGCGTTTTCTTATAGATTTACCAGAACATTACATCGTTTGGTATAACAACAAAGGATTTCCCAAAGGTAAATTAGGTGAGCAATTGCAATTGGTTTACGAATTAAAATTAAACGGATTAGAAGATATGATTCGTAATATTCGAATAAAATATCCGAAACCTTAA
- a CDS encoding CTP synthase, which produces MKQTKYIFVTGGVTSSLGKGIVAASLAKLLQARGYRTTIQKFDPYINVDPGTLNPYEHGECFVTNDGAETDLDLGHYERFLNVPTSQANNVTTGRVYSSVIEKERRGEFLGKTVQVVPHITNEIKERMQLLGKSGDFDIVITEIGGTVGDIESLPYIESVRQLLWDLGENNAIVIHLTLVPYLAAAGELKTKPTQHSVKTLMESGIKADILVCRTEHELSTEIRQKLAAFCNVKTEAVIQSIDASTIYEVPNNMLAEGLDRVALKKLDLPEKSLPDLVKWNDFLHRLKNPKHTINIGLVGKYVELQDSYKSILEAFIHAGAENLAKVNVVSIHSESLTVKNVADKLKNLDGVLVAPGFGSRGIEGKIEAVRYVRENKIPFMGICLGMQMAVIEYARNVLKFENANSTEMNDNTPYPVITFMEEQKTITDKGGTMRLGGWDCEIKEGTKAYEIYGSTLINERHRHRYEFNNTYLDEFEKAGLIASGVNPETRLVEIVEIKDHPFFVAVQYHPEYKSTVANPHPLFVSFIKAAVNKKLNG; this is translated from the coding sequence ATGAAACAAACTAAGTATATTTTTGTAACAGGTGGTGTAACTTCTTCATTAGGAAAAGGTATTGTAGCAGCATCTTTAGCGAAATTGCTTCAAGCAAGAGGTTACCGTACAACCATTCAAAAATTTGACCCGTATATTAACGTTGACCCTGGAACTTTAAATCCGTACGAACATGGCGAATGTTTTGTAACTAACGATGGTGCAGAAACCGATTTAGATTTAGGACATTACGAACGTTTCTTAAATGTTCCAACCTCACAAGCAAATAATGTAACTACCGGACGTGTTTATTCTTCAGTTATTGAAAAAGAACGTCGCGGTGAATTTTTAGGAAAAACAGTTCAAGTAGTTCCGCATATTACCAACGAAATTAAAGAACGTATGCAATTGCTAGGTAAGTCTGGTGATTTCGATATCGTGATTACAGAAATCGGTGGTACAGTCGGAGATATTGAATCGTTACCATACATCGAATCTGTACGTCAGTTGTTATGGGATTTAGGTGAAAATAACGCAATTGTGATTCACTTAACTTTAGTTCCGTATTTAGCTGCAGCTGGTGAGTTAAAAACAAAACCAACGCAACATTCAGTTAAAACTTTAATGGAAAGCGGTATTAAAGCTGATATTTTAGTTTGTAGAACGGAGCATGAATTATCAACAGAAATACGTCAAAAATTAGCAGCATTCTGTAATGTAAAAACAGAGGCGGTTATTCAATCAATCGATGCGTCAACAATCTATGAAGTTCCTAACAACATGTTAGCTGAAGGATTAGACCGTGTAGCATTGAAAAAATTAGATTTACCAGAAAAATCGTTACCAGATTTAGTTAAATGGAATGATTTCTTACATAGATTAAAAAATCCAAAACATACCATCAATATTGGTTTAGTTGGAAAATATGTTGAATTACAAGATTCTTACAAATCAATTTTAGAAGCATTTATTCACGCTGGTGCTGAAAATTTAGCTAAAGTAAATGTGGTTTCGATTCATTCAGAATCGTTAACTGTGAAAAATGTAGCTGATAAATTGAAAAATTTAGACGGAGTTTTAGTTGCTCCAGGTTTTGGTTCTCGTGGAATTGAAGGTAAAATTGAAGCTGTTCGTTACGTTCGTGAAAACAAAATTCCGTTTATGGGAATTTGTTTAGGAATGCAAATGGCAGTTATTGAATATGCAAGAAACGTCCTGAAATTCGAAAATGCAAATTCTACAGAAATGAATGACAATACACCTTATCCGGTTATTACGTTCATGGAAGAGCAAAAAACAATTACAGATAAAGGCGGAACGATGCGCCTTGGTGGATGGGATTGTGAAATTAAAGAAGGAACTAAAGCTTACGAAATCTACGGTTCTACTTTAATTAACGAACGTCACCGTCACCGTTACGAATTTAATAATACCTATTTAGATGAGTTTGAAAAAGCAGGATTAATTGCTTCGGGAGTTAATCCAGAAACAAGATTGGTAGAAATCGTTGAGATTAAAGACCATCCTTTCTTTGTTGCTGTTCAATATCATCCAGAATATAAAAGTACTGTTGCAAATCCGCATCCATTATTTGTAAGTTTTATTAAAGCAGCAGTAAATAAAAAATTAAACGGATAA
- the yidC gene encoding membrane protein insertase YidC, translated as MEEKKLDKSSLIGMGLLAGLLFWMVSGGFGKEDVKLEEEKQKTENVDTKAMEVAEIFDGAPTDSLATAKYKAALGDFAYSATLPAAYDEEVVVATDVLTVTFSNKGGYIKTLELNGIHAISKDSKEIVTLIKDNNSKLNLKFQTKDNRVFNTKDMLFEPTVSKEGENTIVTMRLKSSANAFLEYRYVIKPNNYMLDFTVKTVGLANVINGSNPADLDWQLKAYRNEKSISYENRYTEMVYEYEGDKDHYLSASSATDEATEKDVNFIAFRQHFFTSILLTDTTFKTAVLKSENLVKDEEVDTVFTKNFQASVPLEFKGGELNYNMNLYFGPASYDILTKYEGKNLDKVMPLGWGIFGWINEYVFIPVFGILASFLPYGIAIIALTILVRLVMSPITYKSYVSQAKMKLIRPEINEINEKYKDDAMKKQQETMKLYSAAGVNPMAGCLPALAQIPVFYALFQFFPSAFDLRQKSFLWADDLSSYDNIIQLPFRIPFYGDHVSLFPILASIAIFFYMKMTTGDQPQMAPQEGMPDMSKIMKIMIYISPLMMLFFFNNYASGLSLYYFVSNMITIAIMWTIKNKIVNDDKLKLKMEENKTKAKPQGKFQRKMQEMMEQAQAAQEQQKKNKK; from the coding sequence ATGGAAGAAAAAAAATTAGACAAGAGTAGTTTAATTGGAATGGGATTACTCGCTGGACTTTTATTTTGGATGGTTTCTGGTGGTTTCGGAAAAGAAGACGTCAAACTTGAAGAAGAAAAACAAAAGACAGAAAATGTTGATACCAAAGCAATGGAAGTTGCTGAAATTTTTGATGGTGCACCTACAGATTCATTAGCGACTGCAAAATATAAAGCTGCATTAGGAGATTTTGCTTATAGTGCTACTTTACCAGCTGCTTATGATGAAGAAGTTGTTGTAGCTACAGATGTTTTAACAGTTACTTTTTCAAATAAAGGAGGATATATTAAAACTCTTGAGTTAAACGGAATTCATGCAATTTCTAAAGACTCTAAAGAGATTGTTACTTTAATTAAGGACAATAACTCTAAATTAAATTTAAAATTCCAAACGAAAGACAATCGTGTTTTCAATACCAAAGATATGTTGTTTGAACCAACTGTTTCTAAAGAAGGTGAAAATACAATTGTTACCATGCGATTAAAATCGTCTGCAAATGCGTTTTTAGAATATCGTTATGTAATTAAACCAAACAATTATATGTTAGATTTTACTGTAAAAACAGTTGGTTTAGCTAATGTAATTAATGGTTCAAATCCAGCAGATTTAGATTGGCAATTAAAAGCATATCGTAACGAAAAAAGTATTTCTTATGAAAACAGATATACTGAAATGGTTTACGAATACGAAGGTGATAAAGACCATTATTTAAGTGCATCAAGTGCAACTGATGAAGCTACAGAAAAAGATGTAAACTTTATTGCATTTAGACAACATTTCTTTACTTCAATTTTATTGACAGATACTACGTTTAAAACGGCTGTTTTAAAATCTGAAAACTTAGTAAAAGACGAAGAAGTTGACACGGTATTTACTAAAAATTTCCAAGCAAGCGTTCCATTAGAATTCAAAGGTGGTGAGTTAAACTACAATATGAATTTATATTTTGGACCAGCTTCTTACGATATTTTAACAAAATACGAAGGTAAAAATTTAGATAAAGTTATGCCACTTGGTTGGGGTATTTTTGGATGGATTAACGAATATGTATTTATTCCAGTTTTTGGAATTTTAGCTTCGTTCTTACCTTACGGAATTGCTATTATTGCTTTAACGATTTTAGTTCGTTTGGTAATGTCGCCAATTACATATAAATCGTATGTTTCTCAAGCTAAGATGAAATTGATTCGTCCTGAGATAAATGAAATCAATGAGAAATATAAAGACGATGCTATGAAAAAACAGCAAGAAACAATGAAGTTGTATTCTGCTGCAGGCGTTAATCCAATGGCTGGTTGTTTACCAGCTTTGGCTCAAATTCCAGTTTTCTATGCGTTGTTCCAATTCTTCCCATCAGCGTTTGATTTAAGACAAAAATCATTCTTATGGGCAGACGATTTATCATCATACGATAACATCATTCAATTACCATTTAGAATTCCATTTTATGGAGATCACGTAAGTTTATTCCCAATCTTAGCTTCTATTGCTATTTTCTTCTACATGAAAATGACAACCGGAGATCAACCTCAAATGGCACCGCAAGAAGGAATGCCAGATATGAGTAAGATTATGAAAATCATGATTTACATTTCTCCATTAATGATGTTGTTCTTCTTTAATAATTATGCATCAGGATTATCTTTATACTATTTTGTTTCAAACATGATTACAATTGCAATTATGTGGACAATCAAAAATAAGATTGTAAACGATGATAAATTAAAATTAAAAATGGAAGAGAATAAAACGAAGGCAAAACCTCAAGGTAAGTTCCAGCGTAAAATGCAAGAGATGATGGAGCAAGCACAAGCAGCTCAAGAACAACAAAAGAAAAATAAAAAGTAA